In a single window of the Populus alba chromosome 16, ASM523922v2, whole genome shotgun sequence genome:
- the LOC118062798 gene encoding protein CANDIDATE G-PROTEIN COUPLED RECEPTOR 7, translating into MNKPPHLLLPVVLLVLLSVLSLSTAEIKTLSITNDARAMILFEKFGFTPTGHVTISVHSVSVASSVNAPNPVSSRLGFFLLSEESLLQVILEIQENPNFCVLDSHYILSLFTFRDLSPPPLSSFNQSYPVTAPNEYSLFFANCAPETRVSMYVKTQVYNLDRDGSKDYLSAGLTQLPSLFFLYFLAYAAFLGLWIYVCYNNKRSVHRIHLLMGGLLLMKALNLICAAEDKHYVKVTGTPHGWDVLFYIFQFIRVVLLFTVIVLIGTGWSFLKPFLQEKEKKVLMVVIPLQVLANIASVVIGETGPFIKDWVTWNQVFLLVDIICCCAIIFPIVWSIRSLRENSKTDGKAARNLAKLQLFRQFYIVVIGYLYFTRIVVFALKTIAAYKYQWVSNAAEETASLLFYVVIFYMFRPVEKNEYFVLDEEEEEAAELALRDEEFEL; encoded by the coding sequence ATGAATAAACCACCGCATCTCCTCCTCCCTGTCGTCCTCCTGGTCCTCCTCTCCGTCCTCTCCCTCTCCACCGCCGAGATCAAAACTCTATCAATCACCAACGACGCACGCGCCATGATCCTCTTCGAAAAATTCGGCTTCACGCCAACTGGACACGTGACAATCTCCGTGCATTCCGTCTCCGTTGCCTCTTCTGTCAACGCTCCAAATCCCGTCTCTTCACGCCTtggtttttttctcctttccgAAGAATCTCTCCTTCAGGTCATCCTCGAGATCCAAGAAAACCCTAACTTCTGCGTTCTCGATTCTCACTACATTCTATCTCTCTTCACTTTCCGAGATCTCTCACCGCCTCCGCTCTCGTCTTTTAACCAATCTTATCCAGTCACTGCTCCAAATGAGTACTCACTCTTCTTCGCCAATTGCGCGCCGGAAACGCGCGTGTCCATGTACGTAAAGACTCAGGTGTATAATTTAGACCGCGACGGGTCTAAGGATTATCTTTCTGCAGGGTTAACGCAACTGCCTTCgttattctttctttatttccttgCTTATGCTGCATTTTTAGGGTTATGGATTTATGTTTGTTATAACAATAAAAGATCTGTTCACCGGATCCATTTATTGATGGGTGGGTTGTTACTTATGAAGGCTCTTAATTTGATTTGTGCCGCTGAGGATAAGCATTATGTGAAGGTTACCGGGACTCCACACGGTTGGGATGTGTTGTTTTACATTTTCCAGTTTATTCGTGTGGTTTTGTTGTTCACTGTTATAGTTTTGATTGGGACTGGTTGGTCATTTTTGAAGCCGTTTTTgcaagagaaggagaagaaggtgCTGATGGTTGTGATTCCACTTCAGGTCTTGGCTAATATAGCTTCCGTTGTGATTGGTGAAACTGGTCCCTTTATTAAGGATTGGGTAACTTGGAATCAGGTGTTTTTATTGGTTGATATTATTTGTTGTTGCGCTATTATCTTCCCAATCGTGTGGTCGATTAGGTCGTTGAGAGAGAATTCGAAGACGGATGGGAAGGCTGCTAGGAATCTGGCGAAATTGCAGTTATTTAGACAGTTTTATATTGTGGTTATTGGGTACTTGTATTTCACAAGGATTGTAGTGTTTGCATTGAAGACGATTGCAGCTTACAAGTATCAGTGGGTGAGCAATGCTGCTGAGGAGACTGCTAGTTTGTTGTTTTATGTGGTGATATTTTATATGTTCAGGCCCGTGGAGAAGAATGAGTACTTTGTTCTtgacgaggaggaggaggaagctgCAGAGTTGGCTTTGAGGGATGAAGAATTTGAGCTTTGA
- the LOC118062806 gene encoding uncharacterized protein has product MSSVCISNCVNDTRDPRVPVRANYVNLYKWSESDAELIKSVRRVAGHGLHGHPRVVDSISCRQLYLRSYTFSRKESMPEKTKKCFGRVKEKVANHGKKRKDQIKGDRKRKCLVFRKAKEVSCNALFRIFHRLLSCTATVDVVDQKD; this is encoded by the coding sequence ATGAGCTCAGTTTGCATATCAAACTGTGTCAACGATACACGTGACCCCCGGGTGCCTGTCCGTGCCAATTACGTGAACCTCTACAAGTGGTCAGAATCTGATGCTGAGCTCATAAAATCTGTCCGCCGTGTAGCTGGCCATGGGTTGCATGGCCACCCAAGAGTGGTGGACAGTATCTCCTGCAGGCAGTTGTATCTGAGGAGCTACACgttttcaagaaaagaaagcatGCCTGAGAAGACCAAGAAGTGCTTTGGTAGAGTGAAAGAGAAGGTGGCAAATCatggaaagaagagaaaagatcaGATTAAGGGTGATCGTAAGAGGAAGTGTTTGGTGTTTAGGAAAGCCAAGGAAGTATCTTGCAATGCCTTGTTTAGGATCTTTCACAGGTTGCTGTCTTGTACTGCTACAGTAGATGTTGTGGATCAAAAAGATTAA